The following are encoded together in the Humulus lupulus chromosome 5, drHumLupu1.1, whole genome shotgun sequence genome:
- the LOC133777872 gene encoding glycine-rich cell wall structural protein 1.8-like, with amino-acid sequence MAKHIKLRINTRLLLLFLAIGICSATRLLFTYEPNVGGYAAAGGHGGSSGGGKGYGGGSYGGGGGGAGSGGGYGAVGEHGAAGYGGGSGEGSGAGYGAAGGHGGGGGSGSGGGEAGYGGAGAYGGGGGEGGGAEYGAGGAHGGGGGGGSGGGAAYGGAGGGAYGSGGGKGGGAGYGGAGGEFGAGHGGGGGGGSGGGGAYGGVGSSGYGGGAGEGGGAGYGAGGGHGGGSGGGGGAGYEGEHGAGYGGGGGGGAGGGYGAGGAGYGGGGGQGGGSGGGYGAGGAHGGGGGGGSGGGSGGGGGYAGGGAHGVGYGSGEGGGHGGGYAP; translated from the coding sequence ATGGCTAAGCATATCAAGCTTCGCATCAACACTCgccttctccttctctttctagCTATTGGCATTTGCTCTGCCACTAGACTCTTATTTACTTACGAACCCAATGTTGGTGGTTACGCTGCTGCTGGAGGACATGGTGGCAGCAGCGGTGGTGGAAAAGGCTATGGTGGTGGTAGTTATGGCGGCGGTGGAGGAGGTGCAGGCAGTGGTGGTGGATATGGAGCGGTAGGAGAACATGGGGCTGCTGGCTATGGAGGTGGCAGCGGAGAAGGAAGCGGTGCTGGATATGGGGCTGCAGGTGGACATGGCGGTGGTGGAggcagtggtagtggtggtggtgagGCTGGATATGGTGGTGCAGGTGCTTATGGAGGTGGAGGAGGGGAAGGAGGCGGGGCTGAATATGGTGCAGGTGGGGCacatggtggtggtggtggaggcGGTAGCGGTGGTGGAGCAGCTTATGGTGGTGCAGGAGGTGGTGCATATGGCAGTGGGGGAGGAAAAGGAGGTGGAGCCGGGTATGGTGGTGCTGGTGGAGAATTTGGGGCTGGACATGGCGGTGGTGGAGGTGGTggaagtggtggtggtggtgcgtACGGTGGTGTTGGGAGTAGTGGTTATGGAGGCGGTGCAGGTGAAGGAGGTGGTGCCGGGTATGGTGCTGGTGGAGGACATGGTGGTGGTAGTGGCGGCGGTGGTGGAGCTGGATATGAGGGAGAGCATGGTGCTGGTTACGGCGGTGGTGGTGGAGGTGGAGCAGGGGGAGGATACGGTGCTGGTGGTGCAGGGTATGGAGGCGGCGGGGGCCAAGGTGGAGGTAGCGGAGGGGGTTATGGTGCTGGTGGAGCTCatggaggtggaggtggaggaggatccgGCGGTGGCTCTGGCGGCGGCGGTGGTTACGCAGGTGGAGGTGCACATGGGGTGGGCTATGGAAGTGGTGAAGGTGGTGGCCATGGTGGGGGCTATGCCCCTTGA